The genomic interval GGTCGACGCCCGGGAACTCCACGAGTCCGGAGTAGGGCGCGGGGTTCACGTCGCGCAGCGCGGCGTAGACGGTGACGGGGTGGACGCTCGCGGGCGCGGCGAGGCGCTGGCTGACGTTCGCCTGGAAGGTGTCGCCGTCGCGGACGGCGGCCTTCACGTCGCGCACGCGCTCCGCGAACGCCTCGCGGCCGCACTCCGAGACGAACGGCCCCGGGGACACGGCCGGGTCTGTCACGCCGGGGTCGCCCGTTCGGATGCGTTCGACCAGTTCCTCTGCGCGAGCGACGGCCTCGTCGAAGGTGGCGTCCCGGGGGGCAGCGACGACCCGGAAGTCGCCGTCGAATGGTTCCGGCCACGCCGCGAGCGCGTCGTACCGGCCGAACTGGAGGCGGGGGAGACCGCGGTCGTCCGCGGCCGAGTCGGGGAGGGCTTCGAGTTCGCGCGCGACGTCGTAGGACAGCCAGCCCGCGTACCCGCCGGGGAACGGCACGTCACAGCCCGCGCGGGCGAGCGCGTCCGTCTCGAACTCGCGGAGGGTTTCGAGCGCGCCGTCGTCCGTTTCGAGGAACGCGTCCGGCTGGACGCCGAAGTACCCCCAGCCGTCGCTCCCGCCCGTGGTCTCGTAGAAAAATCCGGGGTCGTCGCCGCGGGCGCGCCGGTACGCGTCGAACGGTTTCACGCCCTCGACGCGGAGTTCGACGGGGACGCGAACGCCGTCGCCGGCGGCGCGCTCGAAGCGCTCGCGGTCGGTGACGACGGCGGAATCCATACGGGAGAATCGGGGGCCGCGAACTTAGGGTAGTCGCTCCTGCGCGCGGTCAACCCAGCGCTGGACGCGCGAGGGCGACACGTCGATTTCGTCGCCGAGGACGTCCGCGTCCGCGTCCGCGAGGTCGGCGACCGTCTCGATACCGGCGTCGTGGAGGCGCTCAGCGTACGCGGGGCCGATTCCCTTCAGGAGTTCCACGTCCTCCGCGCCCTCCTCGTCGGGTTCGGACTCGCTCTCCGCGTCCGGTTCGACCGCGTCGATGTCCGTCGTCTCGTCCTCGGCTTCCGGCTGACCGGCACCCGCCTCGGCCGGTTCGGCGCGCTCTGACTCCGCGACCTTCTCGCCCTCCTCCACGTGGTCTTCCACGAGCGACTCCGTGGAGGCTGAGGCGTCCGTCGCCTCCGCAATCGGTTCCTCCTCGCTCTCGTCGAGGTCGGGTTCGACCGCGTCGAGGCTCTCGTCCTCGGCTTCCGGCTGGCCCGCGCCGGCTTCCGCGGGTTCGGCGCGCTCGGACTCCGCGACCTTCTCGCCCTCCTCCACGTGGTCTTCCACGAGTGATTCGGTGGACGCCGACGCGTCCGTCTCTTCGGCCACGGGTTCGTCCTCGCGTTCGCGTTCGACGGTCACGTCGACGCTCCCGTTGCGCCCGGACTCGTCGGAACCGAGGCCGAGCATCGACTTGAGTGCGGATAGCAGTCCCATGAATCGGGCGTAAGCCCGGCTCTCACTTAAAGCCGTGCCCGCAGTGCGGCGTTCATCGCGTCCACGGGGGCGTCCCGGCCCGTCCAGCGCTCGAACGCCTCGACGCCCTGGTAGAGGAGCATCCACGCGCCGTCCACGGTGTCCGCGCCCGCGCGGAGCGCGTCCCGGAGGAGGCGGGTGTCGAGCGGGCTGTACACGGCGTCCATCACCGTCAGGTCGGCGTGGAGGGCGTCGGCGGGGACGGGCGAGGCGTCCTCGTCCATCCCGACGCTCGTCGCGTTCACGAGCACGTCCGCGCCGGCGATCAGTTCGGGGAGGGCGTCGAGTCCGTGCGCGCTCGCGGCGTCGCCCACGTCGCCGGCGAGCGACTCGGCGGTCTCGACGGTGCGGTTCGCGACGGCGACCGACGCGCCGGCGTCGGCGAGCGCGAACGCGACGGCGCGACCCGCGCCGCCAGCGCCGACGAGCACGGCGTCCGCGTCCGCGAGTTCGACGCCGTGGCTGGTGAGCGCGCGCCGCGCGCCCCCGGCGTCCGTGTTGTGGCCCGTCGGGGCGTCCCCGGAGAAGTCGATGGTGTTGACCGCGCCGATGCGCGCGGCGAGCGGGTCGGGGTCGACGAGACCGAGCACGTCCTGCTTGAACGGGATGGTGACGTTCAGGCCCGCGATGTCGAGCGCGTCAGCGCCCGCGACGGCGTCCGCGATGTCGGCTTCCGCGGGTTCGAACGTGACGTACCGGGCGTCGATGCCGAGTTCGTCGTACGCCGCCTCGTGCATCGGCGGGGAGAGCGAGTGGCCGACCGGATTCCCGAGGAGTCCGTAGACGTCCATCAGTGGCCTCCGGTGGTGATGCCGAGGAACACGACGAAGTAGACGAGCAGTGCGATGAACGCCGCGTAGAACACGCCGCCGACGAGGAACGGCTTGTAGTTCATCGGGTCTTCGTGGGCGCTCCGGGCGCGAGCGTACAGGATGCCGCCGGAGATGACGGCGAGGATGACGGAAAAGGCGTTCAGGAAGCCCGTGGTTCCCCAGGCGAGCGTGAGGTCCCAGTCCGTGTAGACGATGCCGAGCGTGACGGGGAGCGTCCCCTGGAACGCCATCGCGCCCGTGATGTTCCCGAGGGCGAGCGTGTCCTTATCGCGGCTTATCCAGAGCACGCTGTTGAACTTCTCGGGGAGTTCGGTGGCGAGCGGCGCGATGAGCAGCGCGACGATGGCGACGGGGATGTCGATGACTTCCTTCGACACCCACTCGATTTCGGTGACGAAGAGGTGCGCGCCGCCGATGATGATGCCGAGCGCGAACAGCGTCTGGAACGCGACGAAGAAGAAGTGCGGGTTCTCGCCGTGCTCGCGGGGATTGTAGCCGAGGCGGGCGGCGAACCGCTCGACGATGAGACCGAAGTGGAGGGCGTCGAGGTCTTCGGACTCCACGAGTTCGCCGGCCTGCAGGGAGCGGTAGAGGTAGAACACGTAGAGGAGGACGAGCGCGGCCCCGAAGACGTACTGGACGGTCTCCTGGCCGAGGCCGAACCCGCCGTCGGGGACGAACGCGGCGCTGAACGCGATGACGTACCCGACGAGGAAGAAGGAGAGGTCGCGGCGGGTCGTCGCCTCGTTGAAGTGGAGTTGGGGGCCGTGAACGCGGCGTTCGCGGAAGTAGTAGACGCTCACGCCGACGAGGAACATCGCGATGGTCGCGAGCATGAAGGGCGCGCCGAGAATCGCGCCGACGCCGACGTGGGACGCGGACTCGCCGCCCTGGATGATGGCGATGACGGGAATGAGGGTCTCGGGGAGTGCGGTGCCGACCGCGGCGAGAATGCTCCCCGTGGCGGACTCGGAGACGCCGAGTCGGTGGCCGAGCCACTCGACGCTGTTCGTGAAGACTTCCGCGCCGAGCAGGAGGAACGCGAACGAGAGGACGAGGAGGATGCCGCGTTCGACCCCCGCAGGGAAGGGAAGGAGGGGAATAGCGCTCATGCGCTCGACTTACCGGAGGGCGCTGTTAAGCCCTTCCAAACTTCGACGCGCTCAAATCCGCGACGCCCGAGGGATAGCACGATGATAGGCGTGGTCGTCAGTCGCGCGGACGAGGCGTCCGTCGCTATCGGCGAACAGCTCAGGGCGCTCGCGGACTGGACGGACGACGGTGACGCGCTCCGACGAGACGGGTTCGAGTTGCGGGAGTTCGAGGACTGGCACGTCGAACTCGACGGGGTCGCCGAGGCGTTCTCCGACCCCGACCTCGTGGTGTTCGCGTCCCGGCACTCGGGCGACACCGGCCCGCTCCTGACGGCGCACCACACGGGGAACTTCGGGCCGGGCGAGTTCGGCGGCGAGGACTACGCGCTCGCCGAGACCGCGCCCGAGGCGCACCGCCGACTCCTCGACGGCTTCCGCGAGCACGCGCCCGACGGCTACGAGGTCGGGATGGAGTGCACGCACCACGGGCCGACCGAGGTGGGCGCGCCGTCGCTGTTCGCGGAACTCGGGAGCGGCGAGGACGAGTGGCGGGACGACGCGGCGGCGCGAGCGGTCGCGAAGGCAATCCTCGGCCTGGAGGGCGTCGCCCCTCGGGGCGGGCGGTCGCTCGTCGGGTTCGGCGGCGGGCACTACGTTCCGCGCCCCACCAGAATCGTCGCGGACACCGAGTGGGGGTTCGGGCACGTCGCGGCCGAGTGGTGTCTCGACGACATGGGCGCGCCCGCCGACCACACCGAGACCATCGACCGGGCGTTCGCGGCGACCGACACCGCGTACGCCGTGGTGGACGGCGAGAAACCCGACCTCGAAGCCGTCATCGACGACCTCGGATACCGGGTCGTGAGCGAGACGTGGGTGCGGGAGACCGACGGCGTGCCGCTCGACATCGTGCAGTCGCTCGAAGACGAACTCGCGAGCGTCGATAACGGCCTTCGGTTCGGCGAGAACGCCAGCCGAGAGTACGTCGTCGTGGAGTTGCCGGACGACCTGTGGGCGGACGCGCACAGCGTCAGCGCCGAGCGCGCCCGCCGAATCGCGCGGGAGACGACGGTCGGGTACGAGACGACGGAGAACGGGAACCGCGTCGAGGGACGGGGCGCGTTCCCCGACCGCGACGCCTACGACGAGTACGTGCGGCGGCTCGCCGGACTCCTCCGCGAGAAGTACGACGCCGTGGAAGTCGAGGAGGGCGCAGTGGTCGTCACCGACACCGCGTTCGACCCCGACCTCGCGCAGGCGGCGGGCGTCCCCGAAGGCCCGAAGTTCGGGCGGCTCGCCGGCGGCCAGTCAGTGGAGGTCGATGGGGAGACCGTCACCCCCGCAGAGGTGGCCCGCGAGCAGACCGTCCGCTACGGCGTCTGACGGCCGTCGGACGCGAGGGGGAAAGGTAATTAAACCTCGTTCGTTTACCCAACACCCAACTATGGACTCTATCGTAGAGGACGCGATCGACGAGGCCGAGGAGGAACAAGAGGCCTCGAACGCGGCAGCTGAGTCCGCCGCGAACGCGTCCGGTCGGATGAGCGACGAGGAACTGATGGACGTCCTCGAAGAGCTACAGACGAACATCACCGTCGTCGGCTGCGGCGGCGCGGGGTCGAACACCGTGAACCGCATGGCCGAGGAGGGGATTCACGGCGCGAAGCTCGTCGCCGCGAACACCGACGTTCAGCACCTCGTGGACACCGACGCCGACGTGAAAATCCTCATGGGCCAGGAGAAGACGAAGGGCCGCGGCGCGGGCTCACTCCCCCAGGTCGGCGAGGAAGCCGCCATCGAAAGCCAGGACGAAATCAGCGAAGCGCTCGACGGCAGTGACATGGTGTTCGTCACCGCCGGCCTCGGCGGCGGAACGGGAACGGGAAGCGCGCCCGTCGTCGCGAAAGCCGCCCGCGAAATCGGCGCGCTCACCATCAGCATCGTCACCACGCCGTTCACCGCCGAAGGCGAAGTCCGCCGCACCAACGCCGAAGCCGGCCTCGAACGCCTCCGCGACGTGTCCGACACCGTCATCGTCGTGCCGAACGACCGCCTCCTCGATTCGGTGGGGAAACTCCCCGTCCGGCAGGCGTTCAAGATTTCTGACGAAGTCCTCATGCGCTCCGTGAAGGGAATCACGGAACTCATCACGAAACCCGGCCTCGTCAACCTCGACTTCGCCGACGTCCGCACCGTCATGGAGAAGGGCGGCGTCGCGATGATCGGCCTCGGAGAAGCCGACTCGGACGCGAAAGCCGTCGATTCCGTGAAATCCGCGCTCCGCTCGCCCCTCCTCGACGTGGACATCTCCAGCGCGAACAGCGCGCTCGTCAACGTCACCGGCGGCCCCGACATGAGCATCGAGGAGGCCGAAGGCGTCGTCGAGGAGATCTACGACCGCATCGACCCCGACGCCCGCATCATCTGGGGAACCAGCATCGACGAGGAACTCGACGGCACCATGCGAACGATGGTCGTCGTCACCGGCGTCGAAAGCCCCCAGATTTACGGCCGGAACGGCGGCGACGCCGGCGAACCCGCGGAACCCGAAGGCAACGCGGACGGCGGCATCGAGGACATCGACTACGTCGAATAGTCCCGTTTTCACTCCTCGGAGCGCGCATCAATAGATAGAAAAGAGATGACGCCGAATCGGGGGTATGGACGTTCCCTTAGAGCCTTCCGCGTACACGCGGGTGCTCAAACTCGCGAGCACGCCGTCGTGGAACGAGTTCTCCCAGATCGCGCTCATCGCCGGCGCAGGCATCCTCCTCGTCGGCCTGATGGGATTCATCATCGGCGTCACGATGGGTATCATTCCGGGTGTCTGAGATGGGCGTGTACGCAGTCAAAACCACGGCCAGCCAGGAGCAGACGGTCGCGAGCATGATCGCGAACCGCGAGGAACCCGAAATCCACGCCGTCCTCTCCCCGGAATCCCTCACGAGCTACGTGATGGTCGAAGCCGACGGCTCCGCCGTCCTCAACCGCGTCATGGAGGAAATCCCGCACGCCCGCAGCCTCGTCCCCGGCGAATCCTCCATCAGCGAAGTCGAACACTTCCTCAGCCCCAAACCCGACGTCGAAGGCATCGCCGAGGGCGACATCGTCGAACTCATCGCCGGCCCGTTCAAGGGCGAGAAAGCCCAGGTTCAGCGCATCGACGAAGGCAAAGACCAGGTCACCGTCGAACTCTACGAAGCCACCGTCCCGATTCCGGTCACCGTCCGCGGCGACCAGATTCGCGTCCTCGACTCCGAGGAACGCTGACGCGTTCTTCTAATCCGCCACTCGCGTCGCTCGCGGCGACTCTGAGGAACGGTAGCGCGGTTTTTCCTCCAGGTTTTCCGGGCGAGCACCGCGAGCGCGGAAAAAGTGGGCGACAGCAGATTCGCGTTCTCGACTCCGAGGAACGCTGACGCGTCCCTCTGATCCGCCGCTCGCGTTTGCTCGCGGCGACTCCGAAGAACGATAAATCGGCCTCCTACTCCGCCACGTTCACTTCGACTCCGACGAGCGCTAGAAGTCTCGTGGTTCGTTTTCGCGGTTAGTCGATGTAGCCGGGGGCCTCGTCGCCGAACTCGGTCTTGACGTAGTCGCGGCCGTGGTCGGTGATGCGGTAGTGGGTGTCGTCGATGGGTCGGACGTAGTTCTCGGCTTCGAGCGCGTCGAGGGCGTCCGCGACCGCCGCGTCGTCGATGTCCCTATCGGAGAGTTCGCGGAGGTTCGCGGCGATACCGCCCGGGGAGACGGCGATTCCGGCCTGTGAGAGCACGCGCAACACGGCCTCTGAAGGCTCACGCATACCCGGAATCGAGAGCGCGCGACCGGAAAAACGGCGTGGCCGCCTACAGGTCGAGGCGCTCCCGGAGCGCACCGACCTCCACCTCCTCCTCGATACGGTTCTTCACGTCCTCGCGCTCGCGGATGTCGTCCGAGTCCGCGTCGTACGCCCGCACGAACTCGGCGCGCGTGTGCTCGTCGAACACGTGCCGAATCGCGAAGAAGCCGTCCGGCACGACCGTCCCGCAGACGGCGCACTCGTGACGCTCGTGCTCGGTCGCCTGATGCGCGAGCAGCGACTCCACGTCGCCGAACACCGCGTCACAGCCACCGATACCGCACGCCCAGCCAGTCATCACCCGAGAATAACCGAAACTCCGGGATAAGCCTTGCCGTCCCCCCGAACCGCAGAATCCGAGATTCGCTGGAAAGCGCCTCGCGCTACTCGCCGCGTTCCTCTCGTTCGCTCCGCTCACGAGACTTGCGCTGAGCGAAGCTCAGCTGAGTCCGGGTCGTTTCACTCCCCGGACTGCCGATACACGAGGTTGCGCTGAATCTCGTTCGCGCCCTCGTAGACGACGGGGATGCGGACGTCCCGGTAGACGCGGGCGATGCGGCGGTCGGTGAGGATGCTGCGGCCGCCGTGGAACTGCATGCCCTGCTGGGCGTTGTCCCGCGCGACTTCGGTGGATTTGGTTTTCGCCATCGCGGCCCAGAGGCCGGGGTTGTCGTAGTCCCGGACTTTCTCGGCGGCGCGGTAGTTCAGGGCGCGCGCGGCCTCGAATTCGAGGCGCATGTCCGCGAGTCCGTGCTGGACGGCCTGGAAGTCGCTGACGTGGCGGCCGAACTCCTCGCGTTCGTGCACGAACTCCCAGGCCTCCTCGAACGCGGCGGCGGCCAGTCCGAGGCCGTGCCCGCCGACGACGATGCGGCCGTGGTTGAAGAAGTCGGCGAGCATCATGAACCCGCCGCCCTCGGTGCCGATGAGGTTCTCCTCGGGGATTCGGCAGTCGTCGAAGACGATGTGGGCCTGTTTGGACGCGCGCATCCCCATCTTCTCCGGGATGTGTTCGGCGTCGTACCCCACGGCGTCGGTGGGCACGATGAACAGCGAGTAGTTCATGTAGCGGTCGTCGGTGTCCGCCGTCTTGGCGTACACCGTGATCCAGTCGGCTTCCACGCCGTTGCCGATCCAGTACTTCTCGCCGTTCAGCACGTACTCGTCGCCGTCCTTCTCCGCGGTGGTGTGCATGCCGGCGAGGTCGCTCCCCACGTCGGGTTCGGACACCGCGAGCCCCGAAATCTCCTCGCCCTCAGCGAGCGGCCGCAGGTACTCCTCCTTCTGCTCGTCCGTGCCGTACTGTTCGAGCATCTCCGCGCCGAACGACGCGAGCTGGAGCGTGAGCGCGATGCCGGCGTCCGCGCGGTAGAACTCCTCCGCCATCGCGAGCATCTGCACCACGTCGAGGCCGCGGCCGCCGTACTCCTCGCCGATGTCCTGCGCGACCAGTCCGGCGTCCTGGCCGGCCTCCAGAATCTCCCAGGGGTAGTCGCCGGCTCGGTAGTACTCCTCGGCGTTCGGCGCGATGTGCTCCTGCGCGAACTCCCGGGCTTCGTGTTTCACGTCGCGGGCGTACTCGGGGACGATGTCCTCGGAGAGCAACTCCATACCGGACGTACGGACGCCTCCCGCATAAAGTCACTCGACCGCTCCGACCTGGACGTTCCAGAGGTCGGCGTACAGGCCGTCGCGGGCGAGCAGGTCGTCGTGTGTGCCGCGTTCGACGATTTCGCCGTCCTCCACGACGAGAATCGTATCGGCGTCCCGGACGGTGGAGAGGCGGTGCGCGACGGCGAACGTGGTTCGGTCGGCGACCACGTCCGCGAGGTTGGTCTGGATGACGCGCTCCGTCTCGTTGTCCACGTGGCTCGTCGCCTCGTCCAGCACGAGGAGTTCGGGGTCGCGGAGGAGCGCGCGGGCGAGCGCGATGCGCTGGCGCTGGCCGCCGGAGAGCTTCACGCCGCGCTCTCCGACCATGGTGTCGTAGCCGTCCGCGAGGTCGGTGACGAAGTCGTGCGCGCCCGCGGTCTTCGCGGCGTCCCGGAGCGCGTCCTCGTCCGCGTCGTCCAGGCCGTACGCGATGTTCTCCGCGACGGTGCCGTAGAACAGGTAGGGGTCTTGGTTGACGTACCCGACGGACTCCCGGAGGCTGTGGAGGCTGACGTCGCGAACGTCGTGGCCGTCCACGCGAACCGCGCCCTCGTCGGGGTCGTAGAACCGGAGGAGGAGTTTCATCATCGTGGACTTCCCCGCGCCCGTCGGCCCGACGAGCCCCACGTAGTCGCCGGAGTCGGCGTCGAAACTGACGCCGTCCAGCACGGTCTCCTCGGGTTCGCCGTCGGCGTCCGTGTACGCGAACGACACGTCGTCGTACTCAACGCGGCCAGCGACGTTCCGGAGGTCGGTCGCGTCCGGCGCGTCGCTCACCCGGGGTTCCATGTCGAGCAGGCCGACGATGCGTTCGCCCGCGGCCTCCGCGTACTGGTAGCCGTTGATTATCTGGCCCATCTGCCGCATCGGGTAGACGAACCGCCGCGAGTAGTTGAGGAAGAGCACGAGCGTCCCCGCGGTGAGCGTCGTCCCGGCGAAGAACGGATGGGGCGGACTGCCGGTGACGACCCACCAGCCGCCGACGAGGAACACCGCGACGTACGCCGCGGCGGTGGTCGCCTGGAGGCTGGGGAAGAAGAGGATGCGGGTGGTGATTGCGTCCCACTGCGCGTCGAGGTAGTCGCGGGACGCGCCCTCGACGCGGTCGGTCTCGAAGGACTCGGTCGTGAACGCTTTCACCGTCTCGATGCCGCCGATGTTGTTTTCGAGCCGGCTGTTGAGCGCGCCGACCGACGACCGCACGTCCTGGTACTTCGGGTGGATGGCGCGCACGAACCAGTGACTGATGTACCCGAGGACGGGGATGGCGGCGACGGGGATGAGCGCGAGCCGCCAGTTGATGAGTAACATCACGGCCCCCATCCCGCCGACGCGGACGACGATTGCGATGAGGCTGTTGAGGTTCGTGGTGAGGAAGTTCTCCAGCTGGTTCACGTCGTTGTTCAGCACGCTCATCACCTCGCCCGTCTGTTTGTTGTCGAAGAAATCGACCTCGCGGCGCTGCATCGCGTCGTAGGTGTCGACGCGGACGGCGTGCTGGAACTCCTGGCTGAACTTGTTCCAGAGGTAGCTGTTCGCCCAGCCGAGCACGGAGTTCAGGGCGTACGCGGCGGCGATGAGGAGTGCGGCGAGGAGGAACTGGTCGCCGGCCGCGGTCGGGAGCCAGGCGTCCGGGACGACCGGGAGCGAGAAGTCCCGGGTGTCGAAGAACAGGGAGTCGATGGCGACGGCGAGCACGAACGAGGGGACGAGTTCCATCAGCATCTGGAGGACGCTCGCCGCGCCGCCGGCGGCGAACGTCCCGGCCTGCGCGCGGCCGTACTCGCGGAACAGCCGCCAGATGGCGTTCACGTCCGTCTTCCGTACGTCCGCGAACTCGTCCGAGTCGTCTGGCACGCGCTAGCGGAACCCGGGGACGGACTAAAAACGGCGGGAAGCGGAAAACCGCGGAACCGCAAACCGCTAAACCCTCCGCCGAGAACACGGAGTCGTGACAGCCTGCCGGGTCGATCTGCACGTGAAAGTCCTCGACGAGGACGTGGTGGCGCGCGCGAAGTCGCGGGGACTGGACGCGCTCGTGTACGCGCCGCACTTCGAGCGCGTACCCGATATTCGGGAGCGCGCGGCGGCGTTCAGCGACGACGACCTCGCGGTGATTCCAGGGCGCGAGGTGTTCACGGGCGACTGGCGCGACCGCCGCCACCTCCTCGCGGTCGGCCTCGACGACCCCGTTCCGGACTTCATCACGCTGGAGGGCGCGCTGGACGAGTTCGAGCGCCAGGATGCGGCCGTGCTCGCGCCGCATCCGGCGTTCCTGACCGTGTCGCTGTCGTCCGCGGACGTGGAGCGCTACCGCGACCGCATCGACGCCGTCGAGACGTACAACCCGAAGTTCCTCGCGCACCACCGCCGCCGGGCGAAACGCCTCGCGCGCGCCCAAGACCTCCCGGCGTTCGGGTCGTCGTACGCCCACCTCCCCGGGACGGTCGGGGAGGCGTGGACGACGTTCAGCGAGGACGTGACGAGCGAGGACGCGCTCGTCGAGGCGCTCCGGTCGGGCGCGCGCCGCGTCGTCGACCACCGGTCGGGTCTCGCGCACGAGGCGCGGTGTTACGCGGAGTTCGCGCACCTCGGCTGGGAGAACACGTACGAGAAAATCGACCGCATCCTCCTCTCGGGGATGGAGCCGACGCATCCGCGCCACATCGCGTACGACGGCCGGTTCGACGACGTGCGCGTCTACTAGAGGGCGTTCACGGCCACGTCGAACCCGCTCGGGAGGTACTGGGGTGCGTACGTGATGGCCGCCCAGACGACGGCGAGTTCGAGCGCGGTGATGACGATGGTGACGACTGTCGCGTAGTTACTCACGGTGGTGACGCCGATGGGGAGGCCGTACTCCTTCTCGGAGAGCGGGTGGAAGAGCGCGATGCCGCGCTT from Salarchaeum japonicum carries:
- a CDS encoding PHP-associated domain-containing protein; this encodes MTACRVDLHVKVLDEDVVARAKSRGLDALVYAPHFERVPDIRERAAAFSDDDLAVIPGREVFTGDWRDRRHLLAVGLDDPVPDFITLEGALDEFERQDAAVLAPHPAFLTVSLSSADVERYRDRIDAVETYNPKFLAHHRRRAKRLARAQDLPAFGSSYAHLPGTVGEAWTTFSEDVTSEDALVEALRSGARRVVDHRSGLAHEARCYAEFAHLGWENTYEKIDRILLSGMEPTHPRHIAYDGRFDDVRVY